The following coding sequences are from one Triticum dicoccoides isolate Atlit2015 ecotype Zavitan chromosome 4A, WEW_v2.0, whole genome shotgun sequence window:
- the LOC119289299 gene encoding histidine-containing phosphotransfer protein 2-like — MAAAALRAQLNAHIAGMYTDGVVDEDMFEELPDEGTAVEVSRLFIYEASKIIDDIVILMSAPTPSIISPSALCLGEEPEVDFDEVEALTQQLMRCTSSVGAQQVNLACMHFGNFYAIQYKHGCLVSLALVRNEFYIVRHELEIMMQLEEQIAACGPNS; from the exons ATGGCAGCCGCAGCACTGAGGGCGCAACTCAACGCTCATATCGCCGGCATGTACACTGAT GGTGTCGTGGACGAGGACATGTTCGAGGAGCTGCCGGACGAGGGCACCGCCGTCGAGGTCTCCCGCCTCTTCATCTACGAGGCCTCCAAGATCATTGACGACATCGTCATCCTGATGTCCGCCCCCACGCCCTCTATCATCTCTCCCTCTGCTCTCTGTCTCG GGGAGGAGCCCGAAGTGGACTTTGATGAGGTGGAAGCCCTGACGCAGCAGCTCATGCGGTGTACCTCCAG TGTTGGTGCACAGCAAGTGAACCTCGCCTGCATGCACTTCGGCAATTTCTATGCCATACAATACAAACATGG GTGTCTCGTGTCATTGGCTCTTGTTAGGAATGAGTTCTATATTGTGCGACATGAGTTGGAGATCATGATGCAG CTCGAAGAGCAGATCGCGGCATGCGGTCCTAACTCCTAA